A stretch of Glandiceps talaboti chromosome 18, keGlaTala1.1, whole genome shotgun sequence DNA encodes these proteins:
- the LOC144449761 gene encoding protein ANKUB1-like: protein MSMRIFVAFEARRDSLDVKPTDDVANLKAQVTDIFQIDTRGGQFVVLNYHGSDLLDDWYLSDIGIHAGATLKVNVREELKPTLYVYSVFNDETIEILEDVNPITTTVAELKTFVVRRCGVPVTVFRLTTNDGVDLYDVNPLDKYNIELGSTVRMYTWDGWNEFLKAAMIGHTAEVLKTLAPDDMVAKYQCRVALFIGAHHGHMDLSTVMLRQGVRSDEAIGDHPVREWCDNSHIESQKTPIHEAAEHGQLQILRIFVYNNICCVTCKDGNALTPLSVALRKQQREVALYLLTKQWSSVTYSAVTLPLSIYSQVRKWCDKAKDRVLLVHGVEKSSLKIRHPYRQNGALCGQGVHVDGFSYSAQNASPKTSSYHRIKDRAKTMLVKKASVVTSTSSESGVTSPDDSAVGSSVGSGDTGPFSPTPIDMKLPRLNDEQVPSLVAKYRQKVADKKRRTFRPRSRSTSTKPVTFPPINMRMKSSSHQDLTAPFDTDSDSDADIEITRNTKQKSTFIRTSAKGKRRKPKSNVKLPEIKQASQNSDAEEKKREKAKWRRQLLIDNAIPLPVLSLEAKQKPFFHIGTRGENIPNKTLKLYEDIIGCSTREKAIESLAIASTFKEKPWLQQVRLAMSFSRQHIKRVGKDDNGGAPEEDHTKERRDSGSIVENENSVDSNELESHRDSLIENQTTETQMITEVRSS from the coding sequence ATGAGTATGAGAATTTTCGTCGCGTTTGAGGCTCGGAGAGATTCTCTGGACGTTAAACCAACGGACGACGTTGCCAATTTGAAGGCACAGGTAACAGATATTTTTCAGATCGATACACGGGGAGGACAGTTTGTGGTTTTGAATTACCACGGTTCGGATTTGCTCGATGATTGGTATTTAAGCGACATCGGGATACATGCCGGGGCAACGTTGAAAGTTAACGTACGGGAGGAACTTAAACCTACGTTGTACGTGTATTCTGTATTTAACGACGAAACCATCGAGATTTTGGAAGACGTAAACCCGATAACGACCACCGTTGCTGAATTGAAGACTTTTGTCGTGAGGCGATGCGGAGTTCCCGTCACCGTTTTCCGCTTGACGACAAACGACGGCGTCGATTTGTACGATGTTAACCCGCTTGATAAGTACAACATCGAACTCGGTTCTACGGTACGTATGTATACCTGGGACGGTTGGAATGAGTTTCTCAAAGCGGCTATGATTGGCCACACGGCGGAAGTTTTAAAGACTCTCGCTCCTGATGATATGGTAGCTAAATACCAATGCCGTGTAGCGTTATTTATCGGCGCACATCACGGGCATATGGATTTATCAACAGTCATGTTGAGACAAGGAGTTCGATCAGACGAAGCCATCGGGGATCATCCAGTCAGAGAATGGTGTGATAACAGTCACATTGAAAGCCAAAAGACTCCAATTCATGAAGCCGCTGAACACGGACAACTACAAATACTTCGAATCTttgtttataataatatttgttGTGTTACGTGCAAAGACGGGAACGCACTTACTCCATTGAGCGTAGCCCTGAGGAAACAGCAAAGGGAGGTCGCCTTGTATCTGTTAACAAAGCAGTGGTCAAGTGTTACGTACAGTGCCGTAACCTTACCTTTATCTATTTATTCACAAGTACGTAAATGGTGTGATAAAGCGAAGGACCGAGTTTTACTTGTCCACGGGGTCGAAAAGTCCAGTCTTAAAATACGGCATCCATACAGACAGAACGGTGCACTATGTGGGCAAGGAGTACATGTCGACGGGTTCAGTTACAGTGCCCAGAATGCTAGTCCAAAAACTTCAAGTTACCACCGTATCAAAGATAGGGCGAAAACTATGCTTGTTAAAAAAGCCAGTGTAGTTACATCCACGTCGAGTGAATCCGGCGTAACTTCGCCCGACGATAGCGCCGTTGGCAGTAGCGTCGGTTCGGGCGACACGGGTCCCTTCTCTCCGACACCAATAGACATGAAATTACCCCGTCTAAACGATGAGCAAGTACCAAGTCTGGTGGCTAAATATCGTCAGAAAGTGGCCGACAAAAAGAGAAGAACTTTTCGACCCCGGAGTCGGAGTACGTCGACAAAACCGGTTACTTTCCCGCCAATTAATATGCGTATGAAAAGTTCTTCTCACCAAGATCTAACTGCGCCGTTTGACACAGACTCAGACTCCGATGCTGATATTGAAATTACTAGAAACACTAAACAGAAAAGTACTTTTATAAGAACGTCAGCTAAAGGCAAACGACGGAAACCGAAAAGTAATGTGAAACTGCCTGAAATTAAGCAAGCATCTCAAAATAGTGACGCCGAGgagaagaaaagagaaaaggCGAAATGGAGACGACAACTTCTTATCGACAATGCTATACCGTTACCTGTACTAAGTTTAGAAGCTAAACAAAAACCGTTCTTTCACATTGGAACACGTGGGGAAAATATACCCAACAAAACTTTAAAGTTATACGAGGACATTATTGGTTGTTCGACGAGAGAAAAGGCCATCGAATCACTGGCGATAGCCTCGACCTTTAAAGAGAAACCCTGGCTGCAACAAGTACGACTGGCAATGTCGTTTTCTCGGCAGCATATTAAACGTGTCGGTAAAGATGACAACGGGGGTGCCCCTGAAGAGGATCATACGAAAGAAAGACGAGATTCTGGTTCCATTGTTGAGAACGAAAACAGCGTTGACAGTAACGAGCTTGAAAGTCATCGAGATAGCCTGATTGAAAACCAAACAACAGAAACACAAATGATTACCGAGGTGCGTTCGAGTTGA